From the genome of Trueperaceae bacterium, one region includes:
- a CDS encoding META domain-containing protein — protein MRIALRNLVMTATLLVAALGGLAGARGVDIVLPDGDTCKIVSPELNPSLANGRVSHFCSDGVALVGGLQLGDGLGLVTRVTYDPNDPQNVFSDGLVSIEARGVTLEDGTVCLHAGEGATIAFDGERANYTCDDDSVLLGAFEADGDEVFATQATFTHDDAGFHLVGKERVAVQTIDASSPITNVEWKLESFGVGGTPALEDAPATLSILAGRAGGKTGCNSYFAAVTFGLDGAIGFAQPGATMMYCDGAMDQEQSFFTTLTGIDRYELTTDGKLVLSGSEGSLVFVR, from the coding sequence ATGCGCATAGCGCTTCGTAACTTGGTGATGACGGCAACGCTCCTGGTGGCGGCCCTCGGCGGCTTGGCCGGCGCCAGGGGCGTCGACATCGTCCTGCCGGACGGCGACACCTGCAAGATCGTCAGCCCCGAGCTGAACCCGAGCCTCGCCAACGGTCGCGTGAGCCACTTCTGCAGCGACGGCGTCGCACTGGTGGGCGGGCTGCAACTGGGCGATGGCCTCGGCCTGGTGACGCGCGTCACCTACGACCCGAACGATCCGCAGAACGTGTTCTCGGACGGGCTCGTCTCCATCGAAGCGCGCGGCGTGACGTTGGAGGACGGCACCGTCTGCCTGCATGCCGGCGAGGGGGCGACCATCGCTTTCGACGGCGAGCGCGCCAACTACACGTGTGACGACGACTCGGTGCTCCTCGGCGCCTTCGAGGCCGACGGCGACGAGGTCTTCGCGACGCAGGCCACGTTCACGCACGATGACGCCGGTTTCCACCTGGTCGGCAAGGAGCGCGTGGCGGTGCAGACCATCGATGCGAGCAGCCCCATCACGAACGTCGAGTGGAAGCTCGAATCGTTCGGCGTCGGCGGTACCCCGGCCCTCGAAGACGCTCCCGCGACCCTCAGCATCCTGGCCGGCCGCGCCGGCGGCAAGACGGGTTGCAACAGCTACTTCGCGGCGGTGACGTTCGGGCTCGACGGCGCCATCGGCTTCGCGCAACCGGGCGCGACCATGATGTACTGCGACGGCGCCATGGACCAGGAGCAGAGCTTCTTCACCACGCTGACGGGCATAGACCGTTACGAGCTGACCACCGACGGCAAGCTCGTCCTCAGCGGCAGCGAGGGGTCGTTGGTCTTCGTTCGCTGA
- a CDS encoding endonuclease/exonuclease/phosphatase family protein, with translation MSGNRLRPFANAFLTAIACLALSVPTLWFALYLLFADRWWWLFVANSLAPVLFIPVPVAMLVAWLLRRKRLALAGLLPLAVAAYLWTGTYFPSRADGPAVVEQAATVSVMTFNVKAGNHDASELEAAILASGAHVVALQELNEGVGEELAGRLAGTHPYVDLAPCPPCGDWGSLGIFSAYPLEPVAADLGGPAARNPQVAIVHHPRGDLLVVNVHNLSTPRFPQIWPAEIARAVESREAVAAALVALVRDADVPVVAMGDFNTTERSGAYRVITSELLDAWRNRGFGFGSTFRGGGQSGAAARPDTTRSGAAGSDTALDGSLGGALPRPALPDWLLRIDYVFHSRGLTTLSVKVMAWQAASDHRPVTALLAFTD, from the coding sequence ATGTCAGGCAACCGTCTGCGCCCCTTCGCGAACGCGTTCCTGACGGCCATCGCCTGCCTAGCCCTGAGCGTTCCGACCTTATGGTTCGCCCTCTACCTCTTGTTCGCCGATCGCTGGTGGTGGTTGTTCGTCGCCAACTCGCTGGCGCCCGTCCTCTTCATCCCCGTGCCCGTAGCGATGCTGGTCGCCTGGTTGCTGCGGCGGAAGCGGCTCGCCCTGGCCGGCCTGCTCCCCCTCGCCGTCGCCGCCTACCTGTGGACGGGCACGTACTTCCCGTCGCGCGCCGACGGGCCCGCCGTGGTCGAGCAGGCAGCGACGGTCTCGGTGATGACGTTCAACGTCAAAGCGGGCAACCATGACGCGAGCGAGCTGGAGGCAGCCATACTCGCCTCCGGCGCGCACGTCGTGGCCCTGCAGGAACTCAACGAGGGTGTAGGCGAGGAGCTGGCCGGGCGTTTGGCCGGCACGCACCCGTACGTCGACCTGGCGCCCTGCCCGCCGTGCGGCGACTGGGGAAGCCTCGGCATCTTCTCCGCGTACCCGCTCGAGCCCGTGGCGGCGGACCTCGGCGGCCCGGCCGCCCGCAACCCTCAGGTCGCCATCGTCCACCACCCGCGCGGCGACCTGCTCGTCGTCAACGTCCACAACCTCTCCACCCCAAGGTTCCCGCAGATATGGCCGGCGGAGATAGCCAGAGCCGTCGAGTCGCGGGAGGCGGTCGCCGCCGCGCTCGTCGCGCTGGTGCGCGACGCCGACGTGCCGGTCGTCGCCATGGGTGACTTCAACACCACCGAGCGCAGCGGCGCCTACCGCGTGATCACGAGCGAGCTGCTCGACGCCTGGCGCAACCGGGGCTTCGGGTTCGGCAGCACCTTCCGCGGCGGCGGCCAGAGCGGCGCGGCTGCCCGCCCCGACACCACACGCTCCGGGGCCGCGGGCTCCGACACCGCGCTCGACGGCTCGCTCGGCGGAGCGCTGCCGCGACCCGCACTCCCGGACTGGCTCCTCAGGATCGACTACGTGTTCCACTCGCGGGGCCTCACGACCCTCTCGGTGAAGGTCATGGCATGGCAGGCGGCGTCCGATCACCGCCCCGTCACGGCGCTGCTCGCGTTCACCGACTGA